The Desulfovibrionales bacterium genome has a window encoding:
- a CDS encoding pilus assembly PilX N-terminal domain-containing protein translates to MQIAMIRKPHTVKLIGAFCRDERGIVLITALLFLMVLTILGTTAIVISSTDIKIGGNYKLSKQAFYDAEAGIQYAIKNIENGLAAETLSLTGSSVAVSYTAPSGFSFDPITTLTQVGTTSNYSFRATGHAANNTSSTIEVVVERETLLDYGIFGDDEIDMKNSGAAYSYDSRVTPNPTPADSTGEADIGSNKLVTGHNGTIIDGDVALGDDGLGTEGIYTPMGSPGPTVTGVEGVDVDRVDPDPLGAIGGDLAATFTAVSSGSNDNVWGGITGNTINLGNGDTMTLYGKSGGADYYVTDINLNNGATLNIDATAGAVNIYLTGGLDAKNGSAVNITGVPPDFTIYSNSTDKIDFKHGSAFKGTVYAPYADIDMKNSSEVYGILWGKTVDIKNSGQFYFDTALKDKFASDDISIVSWREVRE, encoded by the coding sequence ATGCAAATAGCTATGATACGAAAACCTCACACAGTAAAGCTAATCGGAGCCTTTTGTAGAGATGAAAGAGGAATCGTACTAATTACAGCGCTCCTTTTTTTGATGGTTCTTACTATCCTGGGAACCACCGCTATCGTGATAAGTAGCACGGATATCAAGATCGGCGGAAATTATAAGTTAAGTAAACAGGCGTTTTATGATGCCGAGGCCGGCATTCAATACGCAATCAAGAACATCGAAAACGGCCTCGCCGCAGAAACTCTTTCTCTTACCGGAAGTTCGGTAGCCGTGAGCTATACGGCGCCATCCGGCTTCTCGTTCGATCCGATCACCACCCTCACACAGGTGGGGACCACCAGCAACTACAGCTTTCGGGCTACGGGCCACGCCGCAAATAATACGAGCAGCACCATCGAAGTCGTTGTAGAGCGTGAGACTTTACTCGACTATGGCATATTCGGAGATGACGAAATAGATATGAAAAACTCCGGAGCTGCTTACAGCTACGACTCCCGTGTGACCCCGAATCCGACGCCAGCCGACTCTACCGGTGAAGCGGACATCGGTTCCAACAAACTGGTCACGGGCCATAATGGCACGATTATTGACGGTGATGTGGCGCTTGGAGACGACGGACTGGGCACCGAAGGGATTTATACGCCGATGGGTAGTCCCGGTCCTACCGTCACCGGCGTGGAAGGAGTAGATGTGGACCGGGTCGATCCTGACCCGCTCGGGGCGATAGGCGGCGATCTTGCCGCTACATTTACGGCCGTCAGCAGCGGCAGCAATGATAATGTCTGGGGTGGAATCACCGGCAATACCATCAATCTGGGTAACGGCGATACTATGACATTGTATGGGAAATCAGGGGGCGCAGACTACTACGTAACTGATATCAACCTTAACAATGGAGCAACACTGAACATCGATGCGACAGCCGGAGCGGTCAATATCTATTTAACCGGGGGCCTGGATGCCAAAAATGGATCGGCTGTCAATATCACCGGAGTGCCGCCGGACTTCACCATCTACTCCAATTCAACAGACAAGATAGACTTTAAACACGGCAGTGCTTTCAAGGGCACAGTCTATGCCCCTTATGCCGATATCGACATGAAAAACAGTTCGGAGGTATATGGCATACTCTGGGGTAAAACCGTGGACATAAAAAATTCAGGCCAGTTTTACTTTGATACGGCACTGAAAGATAAGTTCGCCTCCGATGACATCTCCATAGTCTCGTGGAGAGAAGTTCGGGAATAA
- a CDS encoding TolC family protein, whose product MFREKILTILWPVIFLAFCLPLTVYAAGDSPFKEGDVLALTQCIEIAFKNQPTLKAARSSVEAGQARVTQSKADYLPQISLNSAYDRVHTEFSGRFMSAGGTTSNYSSGVNLTQLFYDFGRTGGKIEASRQNLTMSEYEALDVIQAVILNVEQAYYNLLKSRKLLSVAEETIRQREEHLKQAQAFYRVGTRAKIDVTKAEVDLANSHLDKIKAENALKVAKASLNNAMGIRTSVDYTVEDNLQFVPFHEELAAVTGEALKSRPDTLALDAQYNSQKATLESALGEYYPSLSGNAAYNLEGDEYPKDKNWNLGATITFPIFSGFATKGKVAEARAQLQKIQAEKEVLEQNVCLEVEQAFWATKEAEELIQTTENNVIQARENLDLAEGRYKAGLGSAIEFMDAQILYTKANVDHIQALYDHKVSVATLLKAVGRLTFSGQFATIPANLRQPAISVQPLKTTN is encoded by the coding sequence ATGTTCCGGGAAAAAATCCTTACTATTCTCTGGCCTGTAATCTTTCTTGCGTTTTGCCTACCATTGACTGTGTATGCCGCGGGAGACTCTCCCTTTAAAGAAGGAGATGTCTTAGCCTTAACGCAATGTATTGAAATCGCCTTTAAAAACCAGCCCACTCTAAAAGCGGCGCGTAGTTCGGTTGAGGCCGGCCAGGCCCGGGTAACTCAATCCAAGGCCGATTATTTGCCGCAGATAAGCTTGAACTCCGCCTATGACCGTGTACATACGGAATTTTCCGGTCGCTTTATGTCGGCAGGCGGAACTACCAGTAATTATTCGTCGGGAGTTAACCTTACGCAACTATTTTATGATTTTGGCCGAACGGGTGGAAAGATAGAGGCCAGCCGTCAAAATCTCACTATGAGCGAATATGAGGCGCTGGATGTTATACAAGCGGTCATTCTTAACGTTGAACAGGCCTACTATAACCTGCTTAAGTCACGAAAGTTGCTGTCCGTAGCCGAAGAAACAATACGCCAGCGGGAAGAACATCTCAAACAGGCCCAGGCCTTCTACCGGGTAGGCACCAGGGCAAAAATCGATGTCACGAAGGCCGAGGTTGACCTGGCCAATAGCCATCTGGATAAAATCAAGGCTGAAAACGCCCTTAAGGTCGCCAAGGCCTCTCTGAATAATGCTATGGGGATCAGAACTTCTGTAGATTACACAGTGGAAGATAACCTGCAATTTGTCCCTTTCCATGAAGAGCTTGCCGCCGTCACCGGGGAGGCCCTTAAAAGCCGCCCGGATACCCTGGCCCTGGATGCTCAATATAATTCCCAGAAGGCAACCTTAGAATCTGCCTTGGGAGAATATTATCCGAGCCTTAGCGGTAACGCCGCTTACAACCTCGAAGGAGATGAATACCCTAAGGACAAAAACTGGAATCTGGGGGCTACTATAACCTTTCCTATTTTTTCCGGTTTTGCTACAAAAGGCAAGGTAGCCGAAGCGCGTGCCCAACTCCAAAAGATACAGGCAGAAAAAGAAGTCCTTGAACAAAATGTATGCCTGGAAGTTGAACAGGCCTTTTGGGCCACAAAAGAGGCTGAAGAATTAATACAGACTACGGAGAACAATGTGATTCAGGCCCGGGAAAATCTGGATCTGGCTGAAGGCCGCTATAAAGCAGGGCTTGGATCAGCCATTGAGTTTATGGACGCCCAGATACTATATACAAAAGCAAATGTCGATCATATCCAGGCGCTTTATGACCACAAGGTATCCGTGGCAACGCTCTTAAAGGCGGTGGGGAGATTGACTTTTAGCGGTCAGTTCGCCACAATACCGGCGAATCTTCGACAGCCAGCGATCAGCGTTCAGCCACTTAAGACCACGAATTAA